In Thermoproteota archaeon, one DNA window encodes the following:
- a CDS encoding methyl-accepting chemotaxis protein codes for MMFFLSLGLIQNSYSENLNLFTNSKVYSEGQPLLTYGNGSPNEDLIIRLFAPDGTIANFDQIKADKDGTFNHVLLVWPSPSANFPYGTYTVEIISPEQNGISKRVDVKFTSTSELVDVPVDRQINTIVFVPETGVRNEAIRVFVQTTSDGLLIEGEPTNLLATTHVHLPNGSVENLSNSFQTLHQGLYYVDYVPKLLGTYVFHVVTFHQGTVSHGSAATTILSQDIKGISEQIIELNSILDETSSELNILKSEIEGFGSTLEKASGNIDTSVSTVSNSVRNIEEASVQLNSLLFPIVASIGIIVALQIVIIARRR; via the coding sequence ATGATGTTTTTTCTTAGCTTAGGATTAATCCAAAATTCATACTCTGAAAATCTTAATCTTTTTACAAATAGCAAAGTGTATTCAGAAGGACAACCACTTTTAACATATGGAAATGGCTCTCCAAATGAAGATTTAATCATAAGATTATTTGCCCCTGATGGAACCATAGCAAACTTTGATCAAATAAAGGCAGACAAAGATGGTACATTCAATCATGTATTGCTTGTTTGGCCTTCTCCTTCCGCGAACTTTCCATATGGAACATATACTGTTGAAATAATCAGTCCAGAACAAAATGGTATCTCAAAGAGAGTTGATGTAAAATTTACTTCAACTTCAGAACTAGTTGATGTGCCAGTTGATAGACAAATAAACACAATTGTCTTTGTTCCTGAAACAGGTGTACGAAATGAAGCAATTCGTGTTTTTGTTCAAACAACTAGCGATGGATTGCTTATAGAAGGTGAACCTACTAACCTATTAGCCACTACACATGTACATCTACCAAACGGTTCTGTAGAAAATCTTTCCAACTCATTTCAGACATTACACCAAGGATTGTACTATGTTGATTATGTCCCTAAACTATTGGGAACTTATGTGTTTCATGTAGTAACTTTTCATCAGGGGACTGTATCTCATGGTTCTGCAGCCACTACTATACTAAGTCAAGATATCAAAGGAATATCTGAGCAAATAATTGAATTAAATTCAATTCTAGATGAAACATCATCTGAGCTAAATATTCTCAAATCTGAAATTGAAGGATTTGGATCTACATTAGAAAAAGCAAGTGGGAATATTGACACCAGTGTATCTACTGTTTCAAACTCTGTAAGAAATATTGAAGAAGCTTCAGTTCAATTAAACTCATTACTCTTTCCAATAGTAGCATCCATCGGAATTATAGTGGCATTACAAATAGTAATCATTGCACGAAGAAGATAG
- a CDS encoding HAD family hydrolase — translation MKLEKVSDGIFANRDVLKDLSNVDAIIFDCDGVLIDITLSYDLAIDKTTKFVLKKFYGITNPISITPEIIDGFKSTGGFNDEVDLSYAVILTIAVSEKLKKDQLELINQVIENAGPTGISSVEKFLSKTFDVSDLKNKLNYPGNDRDSILYTIFDQLFYGPQLYQKLFGKKSEFSESGLIENDKIIVSKELLSILKNKLKNKIAITTGRGLESIRYSLKNLLQEFDLKNSIFLEDESRELAKPNPEPLYRCIRGLDSVHCLYVGDSMEDYIMAKKVNDLGRKTTFCGIIGTSKNPTAKLELFEKNNVPLALDSIHLLPKVLNLV, via the coding sequence ATGAAATTAGAAAAAGTATCTGATGGAATATTTGCAAATAGAGATGTTCTAAAAGATCTTTCAAATGTTGATGCAATAATCTTTGACTGTGATGGCGTATTAATTGATATTACTTTATCATATGATCTTGCAATAGACAAGACAACAAAATTTGTTTTGAAAAAATTTTATGGAATTACCAATCCGATATCCATTACTCCTGAAATAATTGATGGATTCAAATCAACAGGCGGTTTTAATGATGAGGTAGATCTTTCTTATGCTGTAATTCTAACGATAGCTGTTTCTGAAAAATTAAAAAAAGATCAACTTGAGTTAATCAATCAAGTAATTGAAAATGCTGGCCCAACCGGTATATCCTCTGTTGAAAAATTTCTTAGTAAAACATTTGATGTCTCTGATTTGAAAAATAAATTAAATTATCCCGGTAATGACAGAGATAGCATTCTTTATACAATATTTGATCAACTCTTTTACGGTCCACAACTTTATCAGAAACTTTTTGGAAAGAAATCTGAATTCTCTGAATCAGGTCTTATTGAGAATGACAAAATTATTGTTTCAAAAGAACTATTATCTATCTTAAAAAATAAATTAAAAAATAAAATTGCAATCACAACTGGGAGAGGTTTGGAGTCTATCAGATATTCCCTAAAGAATCTCTTGCAAGAATTTGATCTAAAAAATTCAATATTTCTTGAAGACGAATCACGTGAGTTGGCAAAACCTAATCCTGAGCCTCTCTATAGATGCATTAGGGGATTGGATTCTGTACATTGCTTGTATGTTGGTGACTCTATGGAGGACTATATCATGGCAAAAAAAGTCAATGATTTAGGCAGGAAAACCACTTTTTGTGGTATTATTGGTACCAGCAAAAATCCAACAGCAAAATTGGAATTATTTGAGAAAAATAATGTGCCCTTAGCATTGGATTCCATACATCTTCTTCCGAAGGTATTAAATCTGGTCTGA
- the hisH gene encoding imidazole glycerol phosphate synthase subunit HisH, with the protein MVKVAIFDYGAGNIFSLKNSLEKNNANVDVITSFDKSKEYSGILLPGVGNFDPAIKSITENSKTDFQDYVKEKIPVLGICLGMEMFFSKSEEGKEEGLGVIDGEVIVLPNTMKVPHMGWNSLEIKKHSTILEGVDDGAWVYFVHSYRAKPASDDVIAANADYGIKVPAVIEQDNFFGTQFHPEKSGAVGRIMIKNFLRECQK; encoded by the coding sequence ATGGTTAAAGTAGCAATATTTGATTACGGCGCTGGAAATATTTTCAGCCTGAAAAACTCTTTAGAAAAAAATAATGCAAACGTTGATGTTATTACAAGCTTTGATAAATCCAAAGAATATTCTGGAATCTTACTTCCTGGAGTAGGTAACTTTGATCCCGCAATTAAAAGCATTACAGAAAATTCAAAGACTGATTTTCAGGATTATGTAAAGGAAAAGATTCCAGTACTTGGAATTTGTCTTGGAATGGAGATGTTTTTCTCAAAGAGTGAAGAAGGAAAGGAAGAAGGATTAGGCGTAATTGATGGTGAAGTTATCGTACTTCCAAATACCATGAAAGTGCCACATATGGGTTGGAACAGTTTGGAGATAAAAAAACATAGTACAATTTTAGAGGGGGTTGATGATGGAGCATGGGTGTACTTTGTACATTCGTATAGGGCAAAACCTGCATCAGATGATGTTATAGCAGCAAATGCTGATTATGGAATTAAAGTTCCAGCGGTAATAGAGCAGGATAATTTCTTTGGTACGCAATTTCATCCCGAAAAATCTGGTGCCGTAGGAAGAATCATGATCAAAAATTTTCTTAGAGAGTGCCAAAAGTGA
- a CDS encoding threonine synthase: protein MMRISLECRECKKHYEPTFKYICEDCFGPLDVKYDFPKVNKDTFSNREHTYWRYFELLPILEKSNIISIDAGMTPLVRAEKLGKELGLNKLYIKNDSVNPTFSFKDRPAGIAVSKSKEFGLSAVGCASTGNLASATAAHAAKGGFPCHIFAPSDIEIPKIAQALSYGANFIAVDGTYDDANRIAAQIGDSKGIGIVNINMRSYYVEGSKTLAYEVAEQLGWQVPDQLVVPVGSGAMLNAICKGFEELQNISLLNNVSNMHMVAAQPTGCAPIVTAFKKKSNEVTPVEQPDTIAKSLAIGDPGDGRYVLKRLKQYNGFAEESNNKEILDAILLLAKTEGIFTEPAGGVSVAVLKKLVDEGKIDKNDTTICYVTGNGLKATESLMEVLPKPQVMQADVAKISAVVK from the coding sequence ATCATGAGGATTTCCCTAGAATGTAGAGAATGTAAAAAGCACTACGAACCTACTTTCAAGTATATTTGTGAAGACTGTTTTGGACCTCTAGATGTAAAATATGATTTTCCCAAAGTCAACAAAGACACATTTTCAAACAGAGAGCATACTTATTGGCGTTACTTTGAATTATTACCGATTTTAGAAAAATCAAACATTATCAGTATTGATGCTGGTATGACTCCTCTAGTTAGAGCAGAAAAGCTTGGCAAAGAACTAGGACTTAACAAACTTTACATAAAAAATGACTCTGTTAACCCTACATTTTCATTTAAAGACAGACCTGCCGGTATTGCAGTATCAAAATCAAAAGAATTTGGATTATCTGCAGTTGGCTGCGCATCAACTGGTAATCTAGCTTCTGCTACTGCAGCTCATGCTGCAAAAGGTGGATTTCCATGTCATATTTTTGCACCAAGTGACATTGAGATACCAAAGATTGCACAAGCACTATCGTATGGTGCAAACTTTATTGCAGTTGATGGTACATATGATGATGCTAACAGAATTGCAGCACAAATTGGTGATAGCAAAGGTATTGGAATTGTTAACATCAATATGCGTTCATACTATGTCGAAGGCTCGAAAACACTGGCATATGAAGTTGCAGAACAACTAGGTTGGCAGGTACCTGATCAACTAGTGGTTCCAGTAGGTAGCGGTGCAATGCTTAATGCAATATGTAAGGGATTTGAAGAATTACAAAATATTTCATTATTGAACAATGTTTCTAACATGCATATGGTTGCTGCACAACCAACAGGTTGCGCGCCGATTGTCACTGCATTTAAGAAAAAAAGCAATGAAGTTACTCCAGTAGAACAACCTGATACAATCGCAAAAAGTTTGGCAATTGGTGATCCAGGTGATGGCCGTTATGTCCTGAAACGATTGAAACAATACAATGGTTTTGCAGAAGAATCAAACAACAAAGAAATTCTTGATGCAATACTATTGCTTGCAAAAACTGAAGGAATTTTTACAGAACCTGCTGGTGGCGTGTCTGTTGCGGTATTGAAAAAATTAGTAGACGAAGGCAAAATTGATAAAAATGATACTACCATATGTTATGTCACTGGCAATGGATTAAAAGCCACTGAATCACTAATGGAAGTGTTGCCAAAACCACAAGTAATGCAAGCAGATGTTGCAAAGATTTCCGCGGTAGTAAAGTAG
- a CDS encoding 4-methyl-5(B-hydroxyethyl)-thiazole monophosphate biosynthesis protein, with protein MSSLTFTIPSVLNQGGGEKKIEISADTLSDAFSKISETMGDDFKRRILNDDGTPRSLINIYINGKNAKFSDGMNTTLKDGDEIYILPAVAGGSELSNEDLDRYSRQVMLEEIGYQGQIKLCNAKVCVVGVGGLGNPITTRLVAMGVGKIRIVDRDIIEFSNLHRQTLFDESDVGEIKVEAAAKKLKKLNSGVNIEALAVSVNDYNASEIIEGCDIVIDALDSVNARYALNKACIENNIPFVTGAAVGVSGQVFTILPKETACYHCMFPALDEDTMPTCSIEGVHPSILSIVGGIEVAEAVKILIGKKPSLSNKILHIDLENLDFSTTRTFRAEECPVCGSGKKEEKTKQVIIIEELCGRNRGKRTFSLTPTQMFDIDVKSISKSAKEKGFLVENQGNLGLSLRTNDLSVSFMKKGSAVIVGTKDENDAIELYSRLTGKKIPLIEST; from the coding sequence ATGTCTAGTCTAACATTTACCATTCCTTCAGTACTAAACCAAGGTGGGGGAGAAAAAAAAATCGAAATATCTGCAGATACTCTATCTGATGCATTTTCCAAAATTTCCGAGACCATGGGTGATGACTTTAAGCGACGTATACTAAACGATGATGGAACTCCTCGCTCCCTGATTAACATTTACATCAATGGTAAAAATGCAAAATTCTCAGACGGAATGAACACCACACTAAAGGATGGAGATGAGATCTATATCCTACCTGCCGTTGCTGGTGGCTCGGAATTATCAAATGAAGATCTTGATAGATATTCACGACAGGTAATGCTTGAAGAGATAGGTTACCAAGGACAGATTAAACTTTGTAATGCTAAAGTCTGTGTTGTTGGTGTTGGAGGATTAGGAAATCCAATCACTACTAGACTAGTTGCAATGGGTGTTGGTAAAATCCGAATAGTTGATAGGGATATAATCGAATTTTCCAATTTGCATCGGCAAACACTATTTGATGAATCTGATGTAGGTGAAATTAAAGTAGAAGCTGCTGCAAAAAAATTAAAGAAACTTAATTCGGGTGTTAACATTGAAGCATTAGCTGTTTCTGTTAATGATTATAATGCTTCAGAAATTATTGAAGGTTGTGACATAGTAATTGATGCACTCGATAGTGTCAATGCACGATATGCATTAAACAAAGCCTGCATTGAAAATAACATTCCATTTGTAACTGGTGCAGCTGTTGGCGTTTCTGGACAAGTATTTACAATACTTCCAAAAGAAACTGCTTGTTATCATTGTATGTTTCCAGCACTCGATGAAGATACCATGCCCACCTGTAGCATTGAAGGGGTGCATCCCTCTATACTGTCTATAGTTGGTGGCATTGAAGTTGCAGAAGCCGTAAAAATCCTAATTGGTAAAAAACCAAGCTTATCAAATAAAATTTTACATATTGATCTAGAAAACTTGGATTTTTCTACCACAAGAACTTTTAGAGCAGAAGAATGTCCTGTATGTGGTTCTGGTAAAAAAGAAGAAAAAACTAAACAAGTCATTATAATTGAAGAACTTTGTGGACGAAATAGAGGAAAACGTACCTTTTCATTAACTCCTACACAAATGTTTGATATTGATGTCAAATCAATTTCAAAGTCTGCAAAAGAAAAAGGATTCCTAGTTGAAAATCAAGGAAACCTTGGACTTTCATTACGAACAAATGATCTCTCTGTCAGCTTTATGAAGAAAGGCTCTGCAGTGATTGTAGGCACAAAAGATGAAAATGATGCCATTGAATTGTATTCCAGATTAACCGGAAAGAAGATTCCATTAATTGAAAGCACGTAA
- a CDS encoding imidazole glycerol phosphate synthase subunit HisF, giving the protein MTLTKRVIPCLDVANGRVVKGLNFESIKDAGDPVELAKKYSDEGADELIFLDITASEEKRETIKSLVSKVAKVIDIPFTVGGGVNTLQHARDILLSGADKVALNTGAIKNPTVITELMKLFGRQCVVVAIDAKRNYDITKAKNIFSEEGKKFWFEVFIFGGKKETGIDAIEWAKKSQELGAGEILLTSIDKDGTKDGYDIVLTSNIVNSVSIPVIASGGCGKPEDMTEIFQKSNVDAALAASIFHYNTHGVKGVKSVLKENNIPVRL; this is encoded by the coding sequence ATGACATTAACAAAAAGGGTCATACCATGTCTTGATGTCGCAAACGGAAGAGTAGTTAAAGGACTAAATTTTGAATCAATAAAGGATGCAGGAGATCCTGTCGAGTTAGCTAAAAAGTATAGTGATGAAGGAGCTGATGAGCTAATTTTTCTTGATATTACAGCATCTGAAGAAAAACGTGAAACGATTAAGTCATTGGTATCAAAAGTTGCCAAAGTTATTGATATTCCATTTACTGTAGGTGGTGGAGTTAACACATTACAACATGCCAGAGATATTCTACTTAGTGGTGCTGACAAAGTGGCACTTAATACCGGAGCCATAAAGAATCCAACAGTAATTACTGAATTAATGAAACTCTTTGGAAGACAGTGTGTCGTAGTAGCAATTGATGCCAAAAGAAATTATGACATCACAAAAGCTAAAAATATTTTTTCTGAGGAAGGAAAAAAGTTTTGGTTTGAAGTTTTCATCTTTGGTGGAAAGAAAGAGACTGGAATTGACGCCATTGAATGGGCAAAAAAATCTCAAGAACTTGGCGCGGGAGAAATTCTTCTAACTAGTATTGATAAAGACGGAACAAAAGATGGTTATGACATAGTTCTAACAAGTAACATAGTAAATTCTGTATCCATACCTGTAATTGCAAGTGGGGGATGCGGAAAGCCTGAAGATATGACTGAAATCTTTCAAAAATCAAACGTGGATGCAGCATTAGCAGCTTCAATATTTCACTATAATACACATGGTGTAAAAGGAGTAAAATCTGTTTTAAAAGAAAATAATATTCCTGTAAGATTATAA
- the hisD gene encoding histidinol dehydrogenase gives MRIIQIRNVDTFSEKIRPKQSKQNKKIVESIISDVQKNGDAAIKKYEKKFNKTKSASLRVTKSEIQNAYSRLSKEEILAIKTAKNRLSRSESKLKSILKNFTINVDGVKISKSFTPINNVGCYVPGGMARYPSSAIMSIIPAKIAGVKRIVVVSPPDATGKIDPMTVVSADICGASEIFRIGGAQAIAALSYGTKSIKPVDKIVGPGGIFVTMAKSILSERTSIDMNAGPTELGIIVDDSSKIDLVVDDLISQAEHSIDTFCYVLTTSNTVGKKINQLVTEKIKSVPRANIVKSSLQKNGFIGVCQSKDDIVILANSLAPEHLEIMTKDSKKLAEKIKAPGLVLIGNESPSSASDYLLGSNHILPTSGFGRTRGSLSVMDFLKISTTVEATKSALKKISKSMKAFTDTEGLSNHYNAVESRLK, from the coding sequence ATGCTGCGATAAAAAAATATGAAAAAAAATTCAACAAAACAAAATCTGCATCATTGCGTGTTACAAAATCTGAAATACAAAATGCATACTCTAGACTTTCAAAAGAAGAGATACTTGCAATCAAAACTGCAAAAAATCGATTATCTAGATCAGAATCTAAACTAAAATCTATTCTAAAGAATTTTACAATAAACGTAGATGGTGTAAAGATATCCAAGTCATTTACTCCAATCAACAATGTTGGATGTTACGTTCCTGGTGGAATGGCAAGGTATCCTAGCTCTGCAATAATGTCGATTATTCCAGCAAAGATTGCAGGTGTAAAGAGAATTGTAGTGGTATCTCCACCCGATGCCACAGGAAAAATAGATCCAATGACTGTAGTATCTGCAGATATCTGTGGTGCCTCAGAGATTTTTAGGATAGGTGGGGCTCAAGCAATTGCAGCATTATCCTACGGAACAAAATCAATAAAACCGGTTGATAAAATCGTTGGACCCGGCGGTATATTTGTTACAATGGCAAAATCAATTCTTAGTGAACGAACATCAATTGATATGAATGCTGGGCCAACTGAACTTGGAATAATTGTAGATGATTCTTCCAAAATTGATCTTGTAGTAGACGATCTTATTTCCCAAGCAGAACATAGCATAGATACTTTTTGTTATGTGCTAACAACCTCTAATACAGTTGGAAAAAAAATCAATCAATTAGTCACAGAAAAAATAAAATCTGTTCCACGAGCAAACATTGTAAAGTCTAGTCTCCAAAAAAATGGCTTTATTGGAGTATGTCAATCGAAAGATGACATAGTGATTCTTGCCAATAGTCTTGCACCTGAACACCTTGAAATAATGACAAAAGATTCTAAAAAACTTGCAGAAAAGATCAAAGCACCAGGACTAGTTTTGATAGGTAATGAATCACCATCTTCTGCTAGTGATTACCTTCTAGGCTCAAATCACATCTTACCTACTAGTGGTTTTGGAAGAACAAGGGGCTCACTATCTGTGATGGATTTTCTAAAAATATCCACTACAGTTGAAGCAACTAAATCTGCATTGAAAAAGATATCAAAATCAATGAAAGCTTTTACCGATACAGAAGGGTTATCTAATCACTATAATGCTGTAGAGAGTAGATTGAAATGA
- a CDS encoding phosphoribosyl-AMP cyclohydrolase gives MEKTIEEIDFQKDGGLVPVIVQDANTREVLTLAYSNKESLELTKKTGKSWFWSRSRKKLWMKGEESGNTQAVKQILVDCDHDAIIYLVEPSGPACHTGEKNCFHNSLKKD, from the coding sequence ATGGAAAAAACAATTGAAGAGATTGATTTTCAAAAAGATGGTGGCCTTGTTCCAGTTATAGTTCAAGACGCAAATACTCGTGAGGTTTTGACTTTGGCATATTCTAACAAGGAATCATTAGAGTTAACAAAAAAAACTGGCAAGTCATGGTTCTGGAGCAGATCAAGGAAAAAACTTTGGATGAAAGGTGAAGAATCTGGTAATACACAAGCAGTAAAACAAATACTTGTTGATTGTGATCACGATGCTATTATTTATCTTGTAGAGCCATCAGGACCTGCATGTCACACTGGTGAAAAAAACTGCTTTCATAATTCTTTGAAAAAAGATTAA
- a CDS encoding imidazoleglycerol-phosphate dehydratase HisB, with translation MGSRKSTIKRSTKETDVSVSVNLDGTGKTNIKTGINFLDHLIVAFGKHSMMDLKVNAKSNDKITHHLIEDTAITIGSAIDKALGNRSGITRFSYASVPMDESLAEASIDLVKRPFYNLNLTMKRTKVEDISREDIEHFFQSLLQNLNCCIHLTVKYGDNDHHKVEAAMKSLAVAFRTASSKDKKQKGIPSTKGSM, from the coding sequence ATGGGTTCTAGAAAAAGTACAATCAAGCGTTCAACAAAAGAGACTGATGTTTCTGTCAGTGTGAATCTTGATGGAACAGGAAAAACGAATATCAAGACAGGAATCAATTTTCTTGATCATTTGATTGTTGCATTTGGAAAACACTCAATGATGGATCTTAAAGTTAATGCAAAATCTAATGATAAAATTACACACCACCTAATTGAAGATACTGCAATCACGATTGGTTCTGCAATAGACAAAGCACTTGGAAATCGTTCAGGTATTACAAGATTTAGCTATGCATCAGTACCTATGGATGAATCCTTAGCAGAGGCTTCAATTGATTTGGTTAAAAGACCATTCTATAATCTGAATCTGACAATGAAGCGTACAAAAGTTGAAGACATATCACGTGAGGACATTGAGCACTTTTTCCAATCATTATTGCAGAATCTTAACTGCTGTATTCACCTTACTGTAAAGTATGGAGATAATGACCATCACAAAGTCGAAGCTGCAATGAAATCACTTGCAGTTGCATTTAGAACGGCATCCTCAAAAGATAAAAAACAGAAAGGAATTCCCAGTACTAAAGGTTCTATGTAA
- the hisC gene encoding histidinol-phosphate transaminase: MKQNWFENKIKEFAKQSGYQKPEKFQDTLKLDSNENFVIPKQLQNDLINTAKKTSDIREYPLGGTERLIQALSKYLKIPTSMIGVGNGSDQILDLILANFASKQTKVLTSDPTFGFFEERCKLFSIPTIKIPFSKNMTLNLEKFLEKSKNSDILYLDSPNNPTGFQFSKQDAEKLIKNFNGLVIIDEAYVEFADYSIANLTKKYQNLIVVQTFSKAFGLAGLRLGYFIANKKFTDVFNRVIQYPYPINSIAIEAGISALEKAKYMKDAAKLVQSERKRILDNLKKYDAFEVFNSKANFILFDAKGADKRVFTALVEQGISIRKLGKIGDHPGCLRVTIGTKDMNSKFLLAIRDLLG, translated from the coding sequence ATGAAACAAAACTGGTTTGAAAATAAAATTAAAGAGTTTGCAAAACAATCAGGATATCAAAAGCCTGAAAAATTTCAAGACACATTAAAGCTTGACTCAAATGAAAACTTTGTAATTCCAAAGCAACTTCAAAACGATCTTATCAATACTGCAAAAAAGACTTCTGATATACGGGAATATCCTCTTGGTGGAACAGAAAGATTAATCCAAGCTTTATCAAAATATCTAAAGATTCCAACTAGTATGATTGGAGTTGGCAATGGCTCTGATCAAATACTTGACTTAATTCTTGCAAACTTTGCATCAAAACAAACCAAAGTTCTTACATCTGATCCAACCTTTGGATTTTTTGAAGAGCGCTGTAAACTATTTTCTATACCTACTATCAAAATTCCTTTCTCAAAAAACATGACTCTGAATCTTGAAAAATTCTTGGAAAAATCAAAAAATTCAGATATCTTGTATCTTGATTCACCAAATAATCCTACTGGTTTTCAGTTTTCCAAGCAGGATGCAGAAAAATTAATCAAAAATTTCAATGGACTAGTAATAATTGATGAGGCATACGTTGAATTTGCTGATTACTCCATTGCAAATCTAACAAAAAAATATCAAAATCTCATAGTTGTACAGACATTTTCAAAGGCTTTTGGGTTAGCAGGATTACGTTTAGGCTATTTTATTGCGAATAAGAAATTCACTGATGTATTCAATCGCGTAATACAGTATCCATATCCAATTAATTCAATTGCCATAGAGGCTGGAATTTCTGCCTTGGAGAAAGCAAAATACATGAAGGATGCAGCAAAATTGGTCCAATCTGAGAGAAAAAGAATCCTTGATAACTTGAAAAAGTATGATGCCTTTGAGGTTTTCAACTCTAAAGCAAACTTCATTCTATTTGATGCAAAAGGAGCTGACAAACGAGTCTTCACCGCACTTGTTGAACAAGGAATCTCAATTAGAAAACTTGGAAAGATAGGGGATCACCCTGGATGCTTGAGAGTTACAATAGGAACAAAAGATATGAATTCTAAATTTTTATTAGCTATACGTGATCTTTTAGGATGA
- the hisA gene encoding 1-(5-phosphoribosyl)-5-[(5-phosphoribosylamino)methylideneamino]imidazole-4-carboxamide isomerase, with translation MKIIPAIDLMDGKVVRLYKGDPNQKTIYSDNPNEISKKWENAGADMLHIVDLDATLGRGSNISIIEEMASKLSIPFEVAGGLRDESIIQQVLEFSPRVVLGTLAFKEKKTLKSLLEKFGKEKIVISADHLDGKITVNGWQTNTDINLINAVKDFLNMGFSEFLVTNVSRDGTMQGPDLNYLEKVCSLKDANIIASGGISNINDVKLVKAKNAFGVILGKALYENQITIEEAKKL, from the coding sequence GTGAAGATAATCCCCGCAATAGATCTAATGGATGGCAAAGTTGTACGCTTGTACAAAGGGGATCCTAATCAAAAAACCATCTATAGTGATAATCCAAATGAAATTTCCAAAAAATGGGAAAATGCCGGTGCAGACATGTTGCATATTGTAGACCTTGATGCAACACTTGGAAGAGGTTCCAACATTTCTATCATAGAAGAAATGGCAAGTAAATTATCTATACCATTTGAAGTTGCAGGTGGATTAAGAGATGAATCAATCATTCAACAAGTATTGGAATTTTCACCTAGAGTTGTTTTGGGTACCTTGGCTTTCAAAGAAAAAAAAACTTTGAAATCATTATTAGAAAAATTTGGCAAAGAAAAAATTGTTATCTCTGCAGATCATCTTGATGGAAAAATTACGGTTAATGGTTGGCAAACAAACACTGACATTAATTTGATCAATGCAGTAAAAGACTTTTTGAATATGGGATTTTCTGAATTTTTGGTAACAAATGTTAGCAGAGATGGAACAATGCAAGGACCCGATCTGAATTATTTAGAGAAAGTTTGCTCCTTAAAAGATGCCAACATTATCGCAAGCGGAGGAATCTCCAACATTAATGATGTCAAATTAGTAAAGGCAAAAAATGCATTCGGAGTGATTCTAGGTAAGGCGTTATACGAAAATCAAATCACTATTGAGGAGGCAAAAAAACTATGA